In Candidatus Desulfofervidus auxilii, one genomic interval encodes:
- the flhA gene encoding flagellar biosynthesis protein FlhA codes for MNRKVTVMDNPGMQMGSEVALSLGILAILIIILIPLPTTLLDMLLIFSISSSIIILLIALYTVKPLDLSIFPSILLVITLFRLSLNVASTKLILLHGNEGPFAAGKVIKSFGNVVVGGNYVVGFVIFIILVVINFIVITKGAARIAEVAARFTLDAMPGKQMSIDADLNAGLIDENEARERRALITKEADFYGAMDGASKFVRGDAIAGIFITLVNIIGGLIIGVFQKKMGLGEAAQNYTLLTIGDGLVSQIPALIVSTAAGIQVTKASSQESIGGEFAKQIFLEPDAIIMASGIIFLLGLVPGFPHLTFIIFSVMVAFLGYLAKKMEKVNLTKQEVKKTTPETESIESLPPLDILELEIGYGLISLVDPEQSGELLERIKALRRQFALEMGIIIPKVHIIDNLKLKSGEYVIVIKGIERARGEIMTGHYLAIETGEIKEKIQGIKTKEPVFGLPALWISEKEKEKAQVSGYTVVDPSTIIATHLSEIIKSYAHELLTRQEVQNILDSVSRQYPKLVEELTPSILPLGSIQKVLKNLLKERVSIRDSLTILETLADYGINIKDPDLLTEYVRTAISASIIKPYLTDNTLRVLITDQDIEEIIKKSMEDNASLTPEIMQKILTCIKDTINATPTLPHPIILCSPDIRMFLKKLTLQSMPQLVVLSTNEIPPNVKINIEKRVSLKHVN; via the coding sequence CTTTCTATATTTCCATCTATTTTATTAGTGATTACCCTTTTTAGACTCTCTCTAAATGTGGCATCCACTAAACTTATCCTTCTCCATGGCAATGAAGGTCCATTTGCAGCAGGTAAGGTAATAAAATCCTTTGGCAACGTGGTAGTGGGTGGAAATTATGTAGTAGGATTTGTGATATTTATAATACTGGTAGTAATCAATTTTATTGTAATTACTAAAGGTGCAGCAAGGATTGCAGAAGTGGCAGCACGGTTCACATTGGATGCCATGCCTGGCAAGCAAATGTCTATTGATGCAGACCTCAATGCAGGGCTTATAGATGAAAATGAAGCTAGGGAGAGAAGGGCCTTAATCACTAAGGAGGCAGACTTTTACGGAGCCATGGATGGTGCCAGCAAGTTTGTCAGAGGCGATGCTATTGCAGGAATTTTTATCACTTTAGTAAATATTATAGGGGGATTAATTATAGGTGTCTTTCAGAAGAAAATGGGATTGGGGGAAGCAGCCCAAAATTATACCTTGCTCACCATAGGAGATGGACTTGTCTCTCAGATTCCAGCATTGATTGTTTCTACTGCCGCAGGTATTCAGGTAACAAAAGCCAGTTCTCAAGAAAGCATAGGAGGAGAATTTGCTAAACAGATATTCTTGGAACCTGATGCTATAATAATGGCTTCAGGAATTATATTCTTATTGGGATTAGTGCCTGGTTTCCCTCATCTAACTTTTATAATTTTCTCTGTTATGGTGGCTTTTTTAGGGTATCTAGCCAAAAAGATGGAAAAAGTAAACTTGACTAAACAGGAAGTCAAAAAAACCACTCCTGAAACTGAATCCATAGAGTCTTTACCTCCTTTAGATATTTTAGAACTGGAAATAGGTTATGGTTTAATTTCTTTGGTAGACCCAGAACAAAGCGGCGAGCTTTTAGAAAGAATAAAGGCTTTAAGACGTCAGTTTGCCCTTGAGATGGGGATTATTATTCCTAAAGTTCATATAATAGATAACCTAAAATTAAAATCAGGAGAATACGTTATTGTGATCAAAGGAATAGAAAGAGCTAGAGGGGAGATTATGACTGGCCATTACTTAGCTATAGAAACAGGGGAGATAAAAGAGAAAATACAGGGCATAAAGACCAAGGAGCCAGTTTTTGGTCTTCCAGCCTTATGGATTTCTGAAAAAGAAAAGGAAAAGGCACAAGTTTCAGGGTATACTGTAGTTGACCCATCTACTATTATAGCTACACATTTGAGTGAAATAATAAAATCTTATGCCCATGAGCTTTTAACCCGGCAGGAGGTCCAAAACATACTTGATAGTGTTTCTAGGCAGTATCCAAAACTGGTTGAAGAGTTGACGCCATCTATTCTTCCATTAGGAAGTATTCAAAAAGTCCTTAAAAATCTTTTAAAAGAAAGGGTTTCTATTAGGGATTCACTTACTATTTTAGAGACATTGGCTGATTATGGAATTAACATTAAAGACCCTGATTTACTCACTGAATATGTAAGAACAGCCATATCAGCTTCTATTATTAAACCATATTTAACAGACAATACCCTTAGGGTATTAATTACAGACCAAGATATTGAAGAAATTATTAAAAAAAGCATGGAAGATAACGCTTCTTTAACACCTGAAATTATGCAAAAGATTTTAACGTGCATAAAAGACACTATAAATGCCACACCTACTCTACCTCATCCTATCATCCTTTGTTCTCCGGATATAAGAATGTTCTTAAAGAAACTAACACTGCAATCTATGCCCCAATTAGTAGTATTGTCTACCAATGAAATACCGCCTAACGTAAAAATAAATATAGAAAAGAGGGTGAGCTTAAAACATGTTAACTAG
- a CDS encoding MinD/ParA family protein, translating to MKNPVRTIAFTSGKGGVGKTNTVINLGLSLVYMGKKVLIIDADLGLANVDVLLGLFCKYNTSHVFSGDKTLNEIIIEIPQGLLIIPASSGIQELTQLDYEKKLILLNEIDSLNYDIDFLFIDTAPGISSNVMYFNIAAQERVLIVTPEPSSLTDAYATIKVLSTKYKQRYFKLIVNWVPNSRQAKEIYGKLTRVVNRFLNGVSIEYLGFIPYDESLKKAVARQKPVVDIYPNCYCSKKFIDLARNICQQSVPSYFDGNIKFFWKRLLLDTRTLDTG from the coding sequence ATGAAAAATCCAGTGAGGACCATAGCATTTACTAGTGGAAAAGGTGGAGTAGGGAAGACCAATACCGTGATTAATCTGGGTTTGAGTTTAGTGTATATGGGTAAGAAGGTTTTGATAATAGACGCCGACCTCGGTTTGGCTAACGTTGATGTGTTATTAGGCCTGTTTTGTAAATACAACACTAGCCATGTATTTTCTGGAGATAAAACCTTAAATGAAATCATTATTGAAATACCACAGGGATTGTTAATAATACCTGCTTCATCTGGAATTCAGGAATTAACACAGCTTGATTATGAGAAAAAGCTTATTTTACTTAATGAAATTGATTCTCTAAACTATGATATAGACTTTCTTTTTATAGATACTGCTCCTGGGATATCTTCTAATGTAATGTATTTTAATATAGCCGCTCAGGAGAGGGTATTAATTGTTACTCCCGAGCCCAGCTCTCTAACCGATGCTTATGCTACGATTAAGGTTCTATCAACCAAATATAAACAAAGATACTTTAAATTAATAGTAAACTGGGTTCCCAATTCAAGACAAGCTAAAGAGATTTATGGAAAATTAACTAGGGTGGTAAATAGATTTCTTAATGGAGTATCCATTGAATATCTGGGTTTTATACCCTATGATGAGAGCCTTAAAAAGGCAGTAGCCAGGCAGAAACCAGTAGTAGATATATATCCTAATTGTTATTGTTCAAAAAAATTCATAGACTTAGCTAGAAATATATGCCAACAATCTGTTCCTTCTTATTTTGACGGTAATATAAAGTTTTTTTGGAAGAGGTTATTGCTGGATACCAGAACACTAGATACGGGTTAA
- a CDS encoding FliA/WhiG family RNA polymerase sigma factor, with translation MDKLKNYQQVLQKKSVVCPIKEELVMKYMPLVKYVMGRIAHRLPSHVSYEDLISAGIIGLIDAIKKYDPSKNTEFKTYAYYRIKGAILDELRAMDWMPRSMRKKAKTIEDTYHKLEKKLGRQANDEEVASELGIECDEFYKLLEECKNMVILTAEEIENYIAEDWTLHLLEIKEILALAIKTLSEKEKMVISMYYYDQLTMKEIGYVLGLSESRISQIHTKAILKLRAKLKQDLKINDK, from the coding sequence ATGGATAAATTAAAAAATTATCAACAAGTTTTACAAAAAAAATCAGTCGTTTGTCCCATTAAAGAAGAATTAGTTATGAAATATATGCCATTAGTTAAATATGTAATGGGTAGGATTGCACACCGTCTTCCCTCTCATGTTTCCTATGAGGATTTGATAAGTGCAGGCATTATAGGATTGATAGATGCTATAAAAAAATACGACCCTTCAAAAAATACAGAGTTTAAAACCTATGCTTATTATCGCATAAAGGGAGCCATACTTGATGAGCTAAGGGCTATGGACTGGATGCCCAGGTCCATGAGAAAAAAGGCAAAAACTATAGAAGATACCTATCATAAATTAGAAAAAAAACTGGGACGTCAAGCAAACGATGAAGAAGTGGCCTCTGAGCTAGGTATAGAATGTGATGAATTTTATAAATTACTAGAAGAATGTAAAAATATGGTGATTTTAACCGCTGAGGAAATAGAGAATTATATTGCGGAAGATTGGACACTTCATCTTTTAGAGATTAAAGAAATATTGGCATTGGCCATAAAAACACTCTCAGAGAAAGAAAAGATGGTAATATCCATGTATTATTATGACCAATTAACTATGAAAGAAATTGGTTATGTTTTAGGGTTAAGTGAATCAAGGATTTCTCAAATACATACCAAGGCAATTCTCAAACTTCGAGCTAAACTTAAACAGGATTTAAAAATAAATGATAAATGA
- a CDS encoding GGDEF domain-containing protein — MAVLDPYRIEDGNKIQEQLINEVYELRRQVAELKKIVIEYKKLEEKLKYLSFHDSLTGLYNRNYFEEEMKRLNTTRKYPVGIIIIDIDNLKFVNDTFGHVKGDELIKYVANILSSIFRKEDVVARIGGDEFAVILPNVNEKIVQSLCKRIKDNCNRNNNPLKVSVSLGYDIQYGQYKDIKEVFKMADSRMYKDKNGKKWAGS, encoded by the coding sequence GTGGCTGTTTTAGACCCATACAGAATAGAGGATGGAAATAAAATTCAAGAACAGCTCATAAATGAAGTGTATGAATTACGAAGGCAGGTAGCTGAATTAAAAAAAATAGTAATTGAATATAAAAAATTAGAAGAAAAACTCAAATACTTAAGTTTCCATGATTCTTTAACAGGTTTGTACAATCGGAATTATTTTGAAGAAGAAATGAAAAGACTGAATACTACGCGGAAATATCCTGTGGGCATCATTATAATAGATATTGATAACCTCAAGTTTGTGAATGATACTTTTGGTCATGTTAAAGGGGATGAATTAATAAAGTATGTAGCGAATATTCTTTCTTCTATATTCCGCAAAGAAGATGTAGTGGCACGCATAGGAGGAGATGAATTTGCAGTTATTTTACCGAATGTCAATGAAAAAATTGTTCAATCCCTTTGTAAACGGATTAAGGATAATTGTAACAGGAACAATAACCCACTGAAAGTGAGTGTTTCCTTAGGATATGACATCCAATATGGGCAATATAAAGATATAAAAGAGGTTTTTAAAATGGCAGATAGTCGTATGTATAAAGATAAAAATGGTAAAAAATGGGCTGGGTCTTAA
- a CDS encoding PilZ domain-containing protein — MDNKRRYVRIPLEFEVKFRITSEDEYKELKNKKQEILYLTNSYTFTFSSEEEFSNIALKSIIRLLIHLDNKIDNIYELLTTGNKNSKDIFYKGIGMDISGAGLRMVTGKNLPMNTLIFANFILSKFPFIYIELLGKVVRCEAIKKGEYSIAIDFVDISHEDREKIIEYIFQKQRRTLREKRVKV, encoded by the coding sequence ATGGATAATAAAAGGAGATATGTAAGGATACCTCTTGAATTTGAAGTAAAGTTTAGGATAACTTCGGAGGATGAATATAAAGAGCTAAAAAATAAGAAACAGGAAATTCTTTATCTCACCAACTCATATACCTTCACTTTTAGCAGTGAAGAAGAGTTTAGTAATATAGCCCTTAAATCAATTATTAGACTTTTAATTCATTTGGACAATAAAATTGATAATATCTATGAGCTGTTAACCACAGGTAATAAAAATTCTAAAGATATATTTTATAAAGGAATAGGAATGGACATTAGTGGAGCAGGACTCAGGATGGTAACCGGGAAAAATCTTCCCATGAATACCCTTATCTTTGCCAATTTTATATTGTCCAAATTTCCTTTTATTTACATAGAACTATTAGGAAAAGTGGTTAGATGCGAAGCAATTAAAAAAGGGGAATACTCTATAGCAATTGACTTTGTAGATATATCCCATGAAGATAGGGAAAAGATTATTGAGTACATATTTCAGAAACAGAGGCGCACACTCAGGGAAAAGAGAGTAAAGGTTTGA
- the flgM gene encoding flagellar biosynthesis anti-sigma factor FlgM encodes MKIGHLPPSKVDNTTPQSETEKISKTKVRDKQIKTEFVSVDFSDTSRIIKKAIEKFKELPEIRKDKVDAIKAKLKNNSYSVTPEQIAEKMLEEIMEEIHYSRK; translated from the coding sequence ATGAAAATCGGCCATTTACCCCCATCAAAAGTGGACAATACTACTCCACAATCTGAAACAGAAAAGATTTCAAAAACTAAAGTTAGAGATAAACAAATAAAAACAGAATTTGTCTCTGTAGATTTTTCAGATACTTCTAGAATCATAAAAAAGGCTATTGAAAAATTTAAAGAGCTTCCGGAGATAAGAAAAGATAAAGTAGATGCCATAAAGGCCAAACTCAAAAATAACAGTTATTCGGTTACTCCTGAACAGATAGCAGAAAAAATGCTTGAAGAAATAATGGAAGAAATTCATTATAGCAGAAAGTAA
- the flgF gene encoding flagellar basal-body rod protein FlgF, whose amino-acid sequence MNKGIYSAIFGSLTEQIRFNIITNNLANINSIGFKKDHSISVSRSFGSYLKDYSQVKVEHTPTDFSQGELQFTGNQWDIAIKGRGFLKVQTPRGIRFTRKGNLSIDPEGVLVTKEGFPVLGKQGKITLPPKLDTINIDNFGVISSNGRNLGQLDIVDFSNYSGLKKDGLGFFKTTQQPITSKEYTISQGYLEGSNVNVVEEMVGMIESLRNYESYQKVIQTFIEADHQSITQIGTIKT is encoded by the coding sequence ATGAACAAAGGAATTTACTCCGCTATATTTGGGAGTCTAACTGAACAAATAAGATTCAATATCATCACAAATAATCTTGCAAATATAAATAGTATAGGATTCAAAAAGGACCATTCAATCTCTGTGTCTAGGAGTTTTGGTTCCTATCTTAAAGACTACTCCCAGGTTAAAGTAGAACATACTCCAACTGACTTTTCTCAAGGAGAACTTCAATTTACCGGAAATCAATGGGACATTGCCATCAAAGGAAGGGGATTTTTAAAAGTTCAAACCCCCAGGGGAATCAGATTTACTAGAAAGGGAAATCTATCTATTGACCCTGAAGGTGTGCTAGTAACAAAAGAAGGTTTTCCTGTTTTAGGTAAGCAAGGCAAAATTACTTTACCTCCCAAATTAGACACTATAAATATTGATAACTTTGGAGTCATCTCCTCTAATGGCAGAAATTTAGGTCAATTGGATATAGTAGATTTTTCAAATTATTCGGGCCTTAAAAAAGATGGTTTGGGTTTTTTTAAAACTACACAACAACCTATAACCTCTAAAGAATACACTATCTCTCAAGGGTATTTGGAAGGCTCTAATGTAAATGTGGTTGAAGAAATGGTGGGGATGATTGAATCTTTAAGAAATTATGAGAGTTATCAAAAGGTAATTCAAACATTTATTGAAGCTGACCATCAATCTATAACTCAAATAGGAACCATAAAAACATAA
- the flgG gene encoding flagellar basal-body rod protein FlgG → MLKGLWTASTGMAAQQLNMDVIANNLANVNTTGFKKSRPDFQDLFYQIMRTAGATTATGGQIPTGIQIGMGTKPAAVQKVFTQGDYIHTGNPLDLAIEGKGFFMVLSGEEEMYTRAGAFKIDRDGYVCTADGDRLQPEIVVPPETVTITVDPGGNFVCLDENGIPLLETPISLYIFPNPAGLLSQGRNLYRQSEASGEPIEGTPGIEGFGTIAQGYLEMSNVDVVQEMVNMIICQRAYEANSKAIQTADEMLRMANNVKR, encoded by the coding sequence GTGCTAAAAGGTTTATGGACAGCCAGCACAGGCATGGCAGCTCAACAATTAAACATGGATGTGATTGCTAATAATTTGGCTAATGTGAATACTACCGGTTTTAAGAAAAGTCGCCCTGATTTTCAGGACCTTTTTTATCAGATAATGCGCACTGCAGGGGCAACTACTGCCACTGGAGGACAGATCCCTACTGGCATCCAGATAGGAATGGGAACCAAGCCTGCAGCAGTGCAAAAAGTCTTTACTCAGGGTGATTATATCCACACAGGAAACCCATTGGATTTAGCTATAGAAGGAAAAGGGTTTTTTATGGTTTTAAGTGGTGAAGAAGAGATGTATACCAGGGCAGGTGCCTTTAAAATTGATAGAGATGGCTATGTATGCACAGCAGATGGAGATAGACTCCAACCTGAAATAGTTGTGCCACCAGAGACTGTTACTATAACCGTAGACCCTGGAGGTAATTTTGTCTGCCTAGACGAAAATGGCATTCCTTTATTAGAAACTCCAATTTCACTATATATTTTCCCCAATCCTGCAGGTCTTTTAAGTCAAGGTAGAAACCTTTACCGGCAATCAGAGGCCTCTGGTGAACCAATAGAAGGGACACCAGGCATTGAAGGATTTGGCACTATTGCCCAAGGTTATTTAGAGATGTCCAATGTAGATGTAGTTCAAGAAATGGTCAATATGATCATCTGCCAGAGGGCATATGAGGCAAATTCTAAGGCTATTCAAACCGCAGATGAGATGCTGCGTATGGCCAACAATGTGAAGAGGTAA
- the flgA gene encoding flagellar basal body P-ring formation chaperone FlgA: MGKGRLSVLCFLLLFVWAIDSGANKNHIKIGVDQIKAIYINFIKNNMPWKKQDVQITNIEVKNAITLPGSNWSYEVITPKGCNYLGRVSLAIRFKSGGKSELVRVIGEVKVFKKVIYAKHFIRKHQVIKKEDIKLLKRDISHLPQNIITEIKEVIGKKATHSIYPGRIITKNFLESVSTVKRGDVVTVIVESDTLKITTKGIAKEKGQPGDVIKVINIDTKKVIYAKVANNSMVKVEF; this comes from the coding sequence ATGGGCAAAGGTCGTCTCAGTGTTCTATGCTTTTTATTACTTTTTGTTTGGGCAATAGACAGTGGAGCAAATAAAAATCATATCAAAATAGGTGTAGATCAAATAAAGGCCATTTATATTAATTTTATAAAGAATAACATGCCCTGGAAAAAACAGGATGTTCAGATAACCAATATAGAGGTAAAAAATGCAATCACCCTCCCTGGTAGTAATTGGAGTTATGAAGTAATTACTCCTAAAGGTTGCAACTATCTTGGACGTGTAAGTCTGGCTATTAGATTTAAGTCAGGAGGAAAATCTGAGCTAGTCAGGGTAATAGGTGAGGTAAAGGTATTCAAAAAAGTAATATATGCAAAACATTTTATAAGAAAACATCAGGTGATTAAAAAAGAGGATATTAAACTCCTAAAAAGGGACATTAGCCATTTGCCCCAAAATATTATAACAGAAATAAAAGAAGTGATAGGGAAAAAGGCAACTCACTCTATATACCCTGGCAGGATAATTACCAAAAACTTCTTAGAGTCTGTATCTACAGTAAAAAGAGGAGATGTAGTAACTGTAATTGTAGAATCAGATACCCTAAAAATAACCACTAAGGGAATAGCTAAGGAAAAAGGACAGCCAGGTGATGTTATTAAAGTTATAAACATAGATACTAAAAAAGTAATTTATGCAAAGGTAGCAAATAATTCAATGGTTAAGGTGGAATTTTAA